In Pedobacter africanus, a single window of DNA contains:
- a CDS encoding OsmC family protein translates to MKRNATAVWNGTIKEGSGHLTTGSKVLDQTQYSFNSRFADGIGTNPEELMAAAHAGCFTMKLSLDLTEAGFNPETLETTGTVTLDNGTITSSNLVLKASIPGISDAQFQEIAAGAKATCPVSRAYSVEISLEATLV, encoded by the coding sequence ATGAAACGTAATGCAACGGCCGTTTGGAATGGCACAATCAAAGAAGGTTCAGGTCACCTTACCACAGGGAGTAAAGTACTTGATCAGACCCAGTACTCTTTTAACAGCAGATTTGCTGATGGTATAGGTACCAATCCCGAAGAGCTTATGGCAGCGGCACATGCCGGCTGTTTTACCATGAAACTGAGTCTTGATTTAACAGAAGCCGGCTTTAACCCTGAAACATTAGAAACGACAGGCACTGTTACATTGGACAATGGTACCATTACCAGCTCTAACCTGGTATTGAAAGCCAGTATTCCGGGCATCAGTGATGCGCAGTTCCAGGAAATAGCAGCGGGAGCAAAAGCTACCTGTCCGGTTAGCCGGGCTTATAGTGTAGAGATTTCACTGGAGGCCACCCTGGTTTAG
- a CDS encoding response regulator — protein MKKYKDLDCVLLVDDDISTNFIHRRIVENTKINVAVKEITSAREALDYLTFSGKYAHTEDAPKAGIIFLDINMPGMNGWDFMAEYKKLDEKHKARIVVVMLTTSLNPDDELHAAKVEEIATYLHKPLNMQAFSTIADKYFEEIKEN, from the coding sequence ATGAAAAAGTATAAAGATCTCGATTGCGTATTGCTTGTTGACGATGACATTTCAACGAATTTCATTCATCGGAGGATAGTTGAAAACACAAAAATTAATGTAGCTGTTAAAGAAATAACATCTGCCAGGGAAGCATTGGATTATTTGACCTTTTCCGGTAAGTATGCGCATACAGAAGATGCGCCGAAAGCAGGCATCATCTTTCTGGATATCAATATGCCCGGTATGAATGGATGGGACTTTATGGCCGAATATAAAAAACTGGATGAAAAGCATAAGGCCAGGATAGTAGTAGTTATGCTGACAACCTCACTTAATCCTGATGATGAACTGCATGCCGCAAAAGTAGAGGAGATAGCTACCTATTTGCACAAACCCCTGAATATGCAGGCTTTTTCTACTATCGCAGATAAGTATTTTGAAGAGATCAAAGAGAATTGA
- a CDS encoding M23 family metallopeptidase, protein MKLIVFGFLFLWLVPAEPITIERDRERWKPYYTDELPVSIAESWLLPFDLANRKDIRQMKVVSIFDDHRESYLKGHIHTAIDINPVKPKSKHVGIYPMAKGIVCSLHLGENQRTVVIRHKLKNGKTIFTSYKHLKEVYVSNGQQVDQTTKIARLFTRTESKKYGGDYHHLHLEIRKSFDDYGCASWLTMNKKQLNLRFYNPLAFISENI, encoded by the coding sequence ATGAAATTAATCGTATTTGGTTTTTTGTTTCTATGGTTGGTTCCGGCAGAGCCCATTACTATTGAGCGCGACCGGGAAAGATGGAAACCTTATTATACAGATGAACTGCCGGTTTCAATAGCAGAAAGCTGGCTCCTGCCCTTCGATCTGGCAAACCGCAAAGATATCCGGCAAATGAAAGTCGTCAGCATTTTTGACGACCACCGTGAAAGTTACTTAAAGGGCCATATCCATACTGCTATCGACATCAATCCGGTCAAACCTAAAAGCAAGCATGTGGGCATTTATCCAATGGCCAAAGGAATTGTATGTTCACTACATCTTGGTGAAAATCAACGAACGGTAGTGATCAGGCATAAGTTGAAAAATGGAAAAACCATATTTACTTCTTATAAACACTTAAAAGAGGTGTATGTAAGCAATGGGCAGCAGGTAGATCAAACCACAAAGATCGCACGCCTTTTTACACGTACCGAATCAAAAAAATACGGAGGTGATTACCATCACCTGCACCTCGAAATCCGTAAGAGTTTTGACGATTACGGTTGCGCCAGCTGGCTTACCATGAATAAAAAACAATTGAACCTGCGCTTCTATAATCCCCTCGCCTTCATAAGTGAGAATATATAA
- a CDS encoding AsmA family protein, translating into MKIARWSKITLIIFASIVALILIIYIGLAAYVHFNKKKLLASVTEKLNKNLNGKMTIESMDPTFLKGFPGVSLNLRNVILRDSLWRNHQHNLIEAKDFDIAINIMGLLKGTIDIEKLGINNATIYLYTDSNGYTNTAVFKKKKQQEKSKEGGSSPAEIGKITLNNVNFVVDNKKGHKLFQFVVDELKAKMDYHLLGGWDADIKLKTLAKSLAFNTRKGSFIKDKLLEGPFKVSYDDETGLVEVAPNKLNIGNDPFIIGAKFDTDKENTEFTINIEAPEIRWRNASALLAPNISSRLNMFNLDRPIHAKCRLKGNMGPGGEPEIYVEAFIKNNVLTTPGGVIESCNFNGVFTNNHLNGSGFTDANSVIKLYNFSGSYKEIPFSIDTALIENLERPIARGIFKSRFDITKLNNAIGTETLKFTKGTANVNLAYAADIVDFKLTKPLVSGDIDIKDADISYVPRKLNFSNTAILLNFTNNDLFIQNIRLQSGKSVVFMDGTIRNFLNLYYTAPEKILLNWKIRSPQIHLGEFIGFLGSRKPAPKARKKNNHRTSFSEDLNEVFERSNVNMHLSVDKVYYNRFLATNATAELLLSEAGIAIKNVSVKHAGGTLKLNGNITQRSGLNRFAVNTVLSNVDIKNFFYSFNNFGLTSLTSRNLKGYLFAKTNISGGITDQGKLVANSLNGSVAFDLKKGALLNFDPIISVGKFAFPFRDLNNITFSNLNGKFDVRGQKVTINPMQINTSLLNMDVAGVYSMGKGTNIAVDVPLRNPKKDADITDKEEKKARRMKGIVLHLLATDGEDGKIKIKLNRNREQSK; encoded by the coding sequence ATGAAAATAGCTCGCTGGTCTAAAATCACCCTTATCATATTTGCGTCAATTGTTGCCTTGATTCTGATTATATATATTGGGTTGGCGGCTTATGTACATTTTAATAAGAAGAAATTACTTGCATCTGTTACTGAGAAACTGAATAAAAACCTGAACGGTAAAATGACCATCGAAAGTATGGACCCAACTTTTCTAAAAGGTTTCCCTGGTGTTTCTTTGAATCTGAGGAATGTGATTTTGCGCGATAGCTTATGGCGTAATCACCAGCACAACCTGATTGAAGCCAAAGATTTTGATATTGCCATAAACATTATGGGCCTGTTGAAAGGTACCATAGACATTGAAAAATTAGGAATAAATAATGCCACCATTTATTTATATACCGATAGCAATGGCTATACGAACACAGCGGTGTTTAAAAAGAAAAAACAGCAGGAGAAGAGCAAGGAAGGAGGATCATCTCCGGCAGAGATTGGAAAAATAACCTTAAACAACGTAAACTTTGTGGTCGACAATAAAAAAGGTCATAAATTATTCCAATTTGTGGTTGATGAGCTTAAAGCAAAAATGGATTACCATCTTTTAGGAGGATGGGATGCAGATATTAAGCTAAAGACCCTGGCCAAAAGTCTGGCATTTAATACACGTAAGGGAAGTTTTATAAAGGATAAGTTATTGGAGGGGCCTTTTAAAGTGAGTTATGACGATGAAACCGGGCTGGTAGAAGTGGCACCAAATAAACTCAACATTGGAAATGACCCTTTTATTATAGGCGCTAAGTTTGATACAGATAAAGAAAATACGGAATTTACCATTAATATAGAAGCCCCCGAAATACGCTGGAGAAATGCATCGGCACTGCTGGCACCCAACATCAGTTCCAGGCTAAACATGTTTAATCTGGACAGGCCCATCCATGCCAAATGCAGACTTAAAGGAAATATGGGGCCAGGCGGTGAGCCGGAAATATATGTAGAAGCATTTATTAAAAACAATGTACTTACTACACCAGGTGGAGTAATAGAAAGCTGCAATTTCAATGGAGTTTTTACCAACAATCATTTAAATGGCAGCGGCTTTACCGATGCAAACTCGGTGATTAAATTGTATAACTTCAGCGGCAGCTATAAAGAGATTCCTTTCTCTATTGATACTGCCTTAATAGAAAACCTGGAGCGGCCAATTGCCCGGGGCATCTTCAAATCCCGGTTTGACATTACTAAATTAAACAATGCAATAGGCACAGAAACTTTGAAGTTTACGAAAGGTACTGCAAATGTAAACCTGGCCTATGCCGCAGATATTGTAGATTTTAAACTGACCAAGCCCCTGGTATCAGGCGATATTGACATAAAGGATGCGGACATCAGCTATGTACCCAGAAAACTGAACTTTAGCAATACGGCTATTTTACTTAATTTTACCAATAACGACCTGTTCATTCAGAACATCCGTTTACAGAGTGGTAAAAGTGTTGTGTTTATGGATGGAACCATCCGTAATTTTTTAAATCTCTATTATACGGCGCCGGAAAAGATTTTGCTGAACTGGAAAATCAGGAGCCCTCAGATTCATTTGGGAGAGTTTATTGGATTCCTGGGCAGCAGAAAGCCTGCGCCAAAAGCCAGAAAGAAAAATAATCACAGGACCAGTTTTTCAGAGGACCTGAACGAGGTGTTTGAGAGAAGTAATGTGAATATGCATTTGAGCGTTGACAAGGTTTATTACAATCGTTTTCTGGCTACCAACGCCACTGCAGAGCTACTGCTTTCAGAGGCAGGGATCGCCATTAAAAATGTCAGTGTAAAACATGCAGGCGGCACGCTTAAATTAAACGGAAATATCACACAAAGGAGTGGGCTTAACAGGTTTGCAGTGAACACGGTTTTAAGTAATGTAGATATCAAAAACTTCTTTTATTCTTTTAATAATTTCGGGTTGACCAGTCTCACTTCCAGGAACCTGAAAGGTTATTTATTTGCTAAAACCAATATTTCAGGCGGTATAACTGATCAGGGTAAACTGGTGGCCAACTCTTTGAATGGAAGTGTGGCCTTTGATCTCAAGAAGGGGGCTTTGCTAAATTTTGACCCGATCATTAGTGTTGGAAAGTTCGCCTTTCCTTTCAGAGACCTGAACAACATTACTTTTAGCAATCTAAATGGCAAATTTGATGTCCGCGGTCAAAAGGTAACCATCAATCCTATGCAGATCAATACCAGCTTGCTGAATATGGACGTGGCAGGGGTCTATTCCATGGGGAAAGGCACCAATATAGCGGTGGATGTCCCTTTAAGAAATCCTAAGAAGGATGCGGACATTACAGATAAAGAAGAGAAAAAGGCCAGGAGAATGAAAGGGATTGTATTGCATCTGCTGGCAACCGACGGGGAGGACGGGAAGATCAAGATTAAACTAAACCGGAATAGGGAACAGAGCAAGTAA
- a CDS encoding glutamate-5-semialdehyde dehydrogenase, giving the protein MQTIQQQLTNARKAQHSISALSDKAKQLLIEDLAALISAMQEQIIAENLKDLEKMSASDPKKDRLLLNESRIQDLANSLKDVACLEDPTNRILSERTLANGLVVQKKTVPLGVVGVIYESRPNVTIDVAALCIRSGNVCLLRGGQDAYHTNLFIVSLIQQVLEAHGLDKNIVQQLPADRKYILDILQAEKFIDVIIPRGSNQLIEYVRKNALVPVIETGAGVCHTYVEQTAKLDEAAAVVVNAKVSRPSVCNALDTIVLDSAIAAPFLKIVAPLLSAYQVELFADQPSHDMLKQLNYTPLNLAGPDDFGREFLDFKCSVKVVEHMDEALQHIAQFSSKHSEAILTTDESKAERFLSEVDAAAVYLNASTRFTDGQVFGLGAEIGISTQKLHARGPFALEKLVTEKWIVRGAGQTR; this is encoded by the coding sequence ATGCAAACGATACAACAACAATTAACCAACGCCCGGAAAGCTCAACATAGCATATCTGCCTTAAGTGATAAAGCAAAACAACTGCTGATTGAAGACCTGGCGGCTTTAATCTCCGCCATGCAGGAGCAGATCATTGCTGAGAACCTGAAAGATTTGGAGAAGATGTCCGCCTCAGACCCAAAAAAAGATCGGCTGTTGTTAAATGAAAGCAGGATTCAAGACCTCGCGAACAGCCTGAAAGATGTAGCCTGCCTAGAAGATCCTACCAATAGGATCCTTTCGGAACGAACACTTGCAAACGGTTTGGTTGTTCAGAAAAAAACTGTTCCCCTGGGTGTTGTTGGGGTGATATACGAATCGAGACCAAATGTGACAATAGACGTAGCAGCGCTGTGCATCAGATCGGGAAACGTTTGTTTGCTCCGTGGTGGCCAGGATGCTTACCATACCAACCTGTTTATCGTTTCTTTAATTCAGCAGGTACTGGAGGCACACGGACTGGATAAAAATATAGTTCAGCAATTACCGGCTGACAGGAAATATATCCTTGATATCCTTCAGGCTGAGAAATTTATTGATGTGATCATTCCCCGGGGGTCAAATCAGCTGATTGAGTATGTAAGGAAGAATGCTTTGGTTCCGGTGATAGAAACAGGTGCAGGGGTTTGTCATACTTATGTGGAACAAACGGCAAAACTCGATGAAGCTGCTGCTGTTGTTGTTAATGCAAAAGTTTCCAGGCCGTCTGTTTGTAATGCCCTGGATACAATTGTACTGGATAGTGCTATTGCAGCTCCCTTTCTAAAGATTGTTGCTCCTTTGTTGTCGGCCTATCAGGTAGAGTTATTTGCTGATCAGCCGTCTCATGACATGCTGAAACAATTGAATTATACACCGTTGAACCTGGCGGGCCCGGATGATTTTGGGCGCGAATTCCTGGATTTTAAGTGTTCGGTAAAGGTAGTGGAGCACATGGACGAGGCATTGCAGCATATTGCCCAATTTTCTTCAAAACATTCTGAAGCAATTTTGACAACAGATGAATCGAAAGCAGAAAGATTTCTCAGCGAGGTGGATGCGGCGGCAGTTTATCTGAATGCTTCAACCAGGTTTACTGATGGTCAGGTTTTTGGTTTAGGTGCCGAGATTGGAATTTCTACACAAAAACTTCATGCCCGCGGACCTTTTGCCCTTGAAAAACTGGTAACAGAAAAATGGATCGTCAGGGGCGCGGGGCAGACCCGTTAA
- a CDS encoding phospho-sugar mutase — translation MQLEQATLATVNKWLNGNYDQTTKDEIQNLLNKEAYTELTDSFYRDLEFGTGGLRGIMGAGSNRINKYTIGTATQGLANYLNKKYPGEKIKVAIAHDSRNNSDYFAKITADVFSANGIHVYFFSALRPTPELSFAIRQLGCRSGVMLTASHNPKEYNGYKAYGADGGQFTAPDDKMVMDEVAKITDIDEVKFDRVDANIELIGEDIDQLYLHKITALSVSPEAISRQKDLKIVYSPIHGTGITLVPKALEQFGFTNLTVVEEQSKPDGNFPTVVYPNPEEKEALTLALNKAKEIDADLVLATDPDADRVGIAVKNNDGEFVLLNGNQTGSLLINYLLTAWQEKGKLTGNEYIVKTIVTSNLIEAIADAKKVTCFNTLTGFKWIGQIMTNLEGKKTFIGGGEESYGYLIGDLVRDKDAVVSCAFIAEMTAFYKDKGSSLYDALLNMYVEYGLYKEELVSITKKGKTGAEDIKAMMEKFRNNPPETLGGSRISTLKDYELGVETDLGSGTKTKLELPKSDVLQFITEDGTIVSARPSGTEPKIKFYCSVNTPLKDKQAFSETDAVLGDKIKAIMNDLGV, via the coding sequence ATGCAATTAGAACAAGCTACCCTGGCCACTGTAAACAAATGGCTCAACGGAAATTATGATCAGACAACCAAAGACGAAATACAAAATCTATTAAATAAAGAAGCCTATACAGAGCTTACAGATTCCTTTTATCGCGACCTGGAGTTTGGTACGGGTGGGTTAAGAGGCATTATGGGTGCCGGATCAAACAGGATAAACAAATACACAATTGGAACAGCCACCCAGGGACTGGCAAATTACCTGAATAAAAAATATCCCGGAGAGAAAATTAAGGTGGCAATTGCACATGACAGCAGGAATAACTCTGATTATTTTGCAAAAATCACCGCGGATGTGTTTTCTGCCAATGGTATCCATGTGTATTTTTTTTCAGCCTTAAGACCAACTCCTGAACTTTCCTTCGCTATACGCCAGCTTGGCTGTCGCAGTGGGGTGATGTTAACAGCTTCTCACAATCCAAAAGAATATAACGGATATAAAGCATATGGTGCGGACGGTGGGCAATTTACTGCTCCGGACGATAAAATGGTAATGGACGAAGTTGCAAAAATTACCGACATCGATGAGGTTAAATTTGATCGGGTTGATGCCAACATAGAACTGATTGGTGAAGACATAGATCAGCTGTATCTCCACAAGATCACTGCGTTATCGGTATCACCCGAGGCAATTTCACGTCAGAAAGACCTTAAGATCGTATACTCTCCTATTCATGGAACTGGAATTACACTGGTGCCCAAAGCACTGGAGCAATTTGGCTTTACCAATTTAACCGTGGTGGAAGAACAAAGTAAACCGGATGGGAACTTCCCTACCGTGGTTTATCCTAACCCCGAAGAAAAAGAAGCCCTTACGCTCGCATTAAATAAAGCTAAAGAAATTGATGCCGACCTGGTATTGGCTACAGACCCGGATGCAGACAGAGTTGGAATTGCTGTTAAAAACAATGATGGCGAATTCGTATTGCTGAATGGCAATCAAACCGGAAGCCTGCTCATCAATTACCTTTTAACTGCCTGGCAGGAAAAAGGAAAGCTTACCGGAAACGAATACATTGTAAAAACCATTGTCACCTCAAATTTAATAGAGGCCATCGCAGATGCTAAAAAAGTAACCTGTTTCAATACCCTGACCGGCTTCAAATGGATCGGACAGATCATGACCAATCTTGAAGGTAAAAAGACCTTCATCGGCGGTGGAGAAGAAAGTTACGGTTATTTAATCGGTGACCTGGTAAGGGATAAAGACGCGGTTGTTTCCTGCGCATTTATAGCAGAAATGACTGCTTTTTACAAAGATAAGGGCAGCAGCCTTTACGATGCATTGTTAAATATGTACGTTGAATACGGCTTGTATAAAGAAGAACTTGTTTCTATTACTAAAAAAGGGAAAACAGGTGCTGAAGACATTAAGGCGATGATGGAGAAATTCAGGAACAATCCGCCTGAGACTTTGGGTGGGTCCAGGATCAGCACCCTTAAGGATTACGAATTGGGTGTTGAAACAGATTTAGGCTCGGGCACAAAAACAAAACTGGAATTGCCCAAATCTGATGTTTTACAATTTATAACTGAAGACGGGACTATTGTTTCTGCAAGGCCTTCGGGTACAGAACCAAAGATTAAATTTTATTGCAGTGTAAACACTCCGTTAAAAGACAAACAGGCTTTTAGCGAAACAGATGCTGTTCTTGGCGATAAAATTAAAGCAATAATGAATGATTTAGGGGTTTAA
- the proB gene encoding glutamate 5-kinase: MNKPILVLKLGTASITTTKGELDEQVIADVTRQVAEIAKDYRLIIVSSGAVAAGKKYIKNYKGKIAERKAAASIGNPLLLGTYSKHFLPYNISIAQSLCERQHFSNRKQFLQLKETYEELWKNGVIPIANENDVVSSLELKFSDNDELATLLGVGFGASVILLGTSVPGVLDREGKVIERIESINNDIFSLADKNKSDLGLGGMISKLTFAHLATVMGIKVVIFGVRSTNGILNAIKESTGTVCMPKEGNVSARNKWLASGSLVTGRVKVDDGACEAIRKRKSLLAVGVLEVIEKFSDGEIFEITDKEQHIIAVARAKTSSQKMIENLKQHNLEIANASDIVIL, translated from the coding sequence ATGAACAAGCCCATACTTGTTTTGAAATTAGGTACTGCTTCCATTACCACCACAAAAGGAGAGCTGGACGAACAGGTAATTGCTGATGTTACCCGACAAGTAGCTGAAATTGCAAAAGATTACAGATTGATAATTGTCTCTTCAGGAGCCGTTGCCGCAGGTAAGAAGTATATTAAAAACTATAAAGGCAAAATCGCTGAGCGTAAAGCGGCTGCTTCGATAGGAAACCCCTTGCTCCTCGGTACCTACTCCAAACATTTTTTACCTTACAACATCTCCATTGCCCAAAGTCTTTGTGAGCGGCAGCATTTTTCTAACCGGAAACAATTTCTGCAGCTGAAAGAAACCTACGAGGAACTTTGGAAAAATGGTGTGATCCCCATTGCCAATGAAAATGATGTCGTTAGCAGTCTTGAATTGAAATTTTCTGACAACGACGAGCTGGCTACTTTATTGGGTGTAGGCTTTGGTGCATCTGTTATTTTGCTGGGAACTTCTGTGCCCGGAGTGCTGGATAGGGAAGGAAAGGTTATTGAGCGGATAGAGAGCATCAATAACGATATTTTTTCTCTGGCAGATAAGAATAAATCAGATTTAGGCCTCGGAGGGATGATCTCAAAGCTGACATTTGCCCATCTGGCAACGGTTATGGGGATCAAGGTCGTGATATTCGGTGTTCGCAGTACAAATGGTATTCTGAATGCAATTAAGGAAAGTACAGGTACAGTTTGTATGCCGAAGGAAGGCAATGTATCGGCCAGGAACAAATGGCTGGCCAGCGGAAGCCTGGTAACAGGTAGGGTAAAGGTTGATGATGGTGCATGTGAAGCAATACGGAAACGCAAAAGCCTCCTGGCAGTTGGTGTGCTCGAAGTGATCGAAAAATTCAGTGATGGGGAGATCTTTGAAATTACCGATAAGGAGCAGCATATTATTGCTGTTGCACGTGCCAAAACCTCCTCTCAAAAAATGATAGAAAATTTAAAACAACATAACCTCGAAATAGCGAATGCCAGCGACATCGTTATACTGTAA
- a CDS encoding malate:quinone oxidoreductase, whose amino-acid sequence MTRKNSNPEKNVDVVLIGAGIMSATLGMLLKELQPDISIEIFERLDVAAAESSDAWNNAGTGHSAFCELNYTPQLADGSVDTKKAISIAESFEVSKQFWSFLVKSKLVDAPETFIKAIPHMSFVWGKDNVDFLKKRYSKLQESDLFKGMVYSEDAGQLADWMPLVMRDRNPADKVAATRMELGTDVNFGALTRMMFNKLQSRPEVKLHFHHDVKKLKQKNGLWEVKVKDESTGQKRIIKAKFVFIGAGGGSLPLLEKADIPEGRGFGGFPVSGQWLKCVNPEVIEQHNAKVYGKASVGAPPMSVPHLDTRMIDGKKALLFGPYAGFSTRFLKHGSLLDLPKSIKINNIRPMISAGLDNLPLTKYLIDQVRQSPEDRMAALREYLPTAKMEDWELETAGQRVQVIKKDEEHGGILEFGTEVVTAADGSIAALLGASPGASTAVSIMITLMERCFSNQLKTAEWQQKLKQMIPSYGQTLNGNPQLTENIRTQTSHALGL is encoded by the coding sequence ATGACCCGAAAAAACAGTAATCCAGAGAAAAATGTAGATGTTGTGTTAATTGGAGCAGGTATTATGAGTGCTACCCTAGGTATGCTGCTCAAAGAGCTTCAGCCAGACATCAGCATTGAAATTTTTGAAAGGCTTGACGTGGCGGCTGCTGAAAGTTCTGATGCATGGAATAATGCCGGAACCGGACATTCTGCCTTTTGTGAGTTAAATTACACGCCTCAGTTAGCCGATGGATCTGTTGACACTAAAAAAGCCATATCTATTGCTGAATCTTTCGAAGTATCGAAGCAGTTCTGGTCTTTCCTGGTTAAAAGCAAATTGGTGGATGCCCCGGAAACCTTTATAAAGGCAATTCCGCACATGAGCTTTGTTTGGGGAAAGGATAATGTAGATTTTTTGAAAAAAAGATATTCCAAGTTACAGGAAAGTGATCTTTTTAAAGGAATGGTGTATTCTGAGGATGCCGGACAACTGGCCGATTGGATGCCTTTGGTGATGAGAGACCGAAACCCAGCCGATAAAGTAGCCGCCACCAGGATGGAACTTGGAACGGATGTTAATTTTGGTGCTTTAACCAGAATGATGTTTAATAAACTTCAATCAAGACCGGAGGTGAAACTTCATTTTCATCATGATGTGAAAAAGCTGAAACAAAAGAATGGTTTATGGGAAGTAAAGGTTAAAGACGAAAGTACAGGACAGAAAAGAATAATAAAGGCCAAATTTGTATTTATCGGTGCAGGAGGTGGCTCTTTACCACTATTGGAAAAAGCGGATATTCCTGAAGGAAGAGGTTTTGGTGGTTTCCCCGTGAGCGGACAATGGCTGAAATGTGTAAATCCGGAAGTTATTGAGCAGCACAATGCAAAAGTTTACGGCAAAGCCTCTGTAGGCGCACCGCCAATGTCGGTACCGCATTTGGATACCAGAATGATAGATGGTAAAAAGGCCTTGTTGTTTGGTCCTTATGCAGGTTTTTCTACCCGGTTTTTGAAGCACGGTTCTTTACTCGACTTACCTAAATCAATCAAAATAAACAACATCCGGCCAATGATATCAGCGGGCCTGGATAATTTGCCGCTTACAAAGTACCTGATTGACCAGGTACGGCAGTCGCCCGAAGACCGTATGGCCGCGTTAAGAGAGTATCTGCCAACGGCAAAAATGGAAGACTGGGAGCTGGAGACGGCCGGACAACGTGTGCAGGTGATTAAAAAAGATGAAGAACACGGTGGTATCCTGGAATTTGGTACCGAGGTGGTTACAGCGGCAGATGGTTCAATTGCCGCCCTTTTAGGCGCATCGCCGGGCGCTTCCACTGCGGTTTCTATTATGATTACTTTAATGGAACGTTGCTTCAGTAATCAGCTCAAGACCGCTGAATGGCAGCAAAAGCTTAAACAAATGATCCCTTCGTATGGACAGACCTTAAATGGTAATCCTCAGTTGACAGAGAATATCAGAACGCAGACCAGCCATGCTTTAGGTTTGTAA
- a CDS encoding sensor histidine kinase, protein MLEVIDDYAILFLDRHGNVGNWNKEAEKIKGYTEEEIVGRNFSVFYNEESRKNRLPELLIEEARSKGRAQHEGWRVKKGGKLYWSFVTLSAIYDDNNSVIGFSKFVRDLTARHNQEKTTEEYARELELKNKELEQFVYIASHDLQEPLLTVKNFVELFKDEYKDVFDDNAKLYLQFIDRSTERMRNLIKGLLDYARLGGKQIKTLVDCNVLLHSLENDLFSSITTARATICYEDLPVIYGYETALRQLFQNLLSNSLKFKHPYIDPEISISVVNRENFWHFEFKDNGIGIEERYQEKVFVMFQRLHSASDYEGYGIGLSHCKKIVELHGGQISVDSALGEGSTFRFTLRV, encoded by the coding sequence ATGCTTGAGGTAATAGATGACTATGCCATCCTTTTTTTGGACCGGCATGGTAATGTAGGGAACTGGAACAAAGAGGCTGAGAAAATCAAAGGGTATACAGAAGAAGAAATCGTCGGACGTAATTTCAGTGTGTTCTATAATGAAGAGAGCCGCAAAAACAGACTCCCAGAATTACTTATCGAAGAAGCCAGATCCAAGGGGCGTGCGCAGCATGAAGGCTGGCGTGTAAAAAAAGGTGGGAAGCTTTACTGGAGCTTCGTCACACTATCTGCCATTTACGATGATAACAATTCGGTGATCGGATTTTCTAAATTTGTGAGGGACCTTACTGCCAGGCACAATCAGGAAAAAACTACAGAAGAGTACGCCCGGGAACTTGAGCTTAAGAACAAAGAGCTGGAACAATTTGTCTACATTGCTTCGCATGATTTACAGGAACCGCTGCTTACGGTAAAGAACTTTGTTGAACTGTTTAAGGATGAATACAAGGATGTTTTTGATGATAATGCGAAACTTTACCTTCAGTTTATAGACCGTTCGACCGAAAGAATGAGAAACCTGATTAAAGGTTTGCTCGATTATGCCAGACTGGGCGGAAAACAGATAAAAACGCTGGTAGACTGCAATGTGCTGTTGCACAGTTTGGAAAATGACCTTTTCAGCAGCATTACCACTGCCCGGGCAACTATCTGTTACGAGGACCTTCCGGTGATTTACGGATACGAGACAGCTTTAAGGCAACTTTTCCAGAACCTTCTGAGTAATTCATTGAAATTTAAACATCCCTATATTGACCCTGAGATTAGTATTTCAGTGGTAAACCGTGAAAACTTCTGGCATTTTGAGTTTAAGGACAATGGTATTGGTATAGAAGAGCGGTATCAGGAAAAAGTCTTTGTCATGTTCCAGCGCCTGCATAGTGCCTCTGATTATGAGGGCTATGGTATTGGTCTTTCACATTGTAAGAAAATTGTAGAACTGCATGGCGGACAAATCTCCGTAGATTCTGCGCTCGGAGAAGGAAGTACATTTAGGTTCACATTAAGAGTATAA